In Romboutsia lituseburensis, a genomic segment contains:
- a CDS encoding QueT transporter family protein: protein MREKTKKMVRLAVVAALYASLTIALGAISYGPIQFRIAEVMNLLPLIGGEYIIALTIGCFLANLFGGLGVPDMVFGTLATLISAYLVYFTGKKMKDKPGYILIASLWPTIVNAIIIGGVVLYGFFGLPLILSILQVGFGQFVVITIIGVPLFKVFNNKYLKLLKNIS, encoded by the coding sequence ATGAGAGAAAAAACTAAAAAAATGGTAAGATTAGCTGTTGTTGCAGCTTTGTATGCATCACTAACAATAGCATTAGGTGCGATAAGTTATGGACCGATACAATTTAGAATTGCAGAAGTAATGAACCTACTTCCTTTAATAGGTGGTGAATATATAATTGCTTTAACAATAGGTTGTTTTCTTGCTAACTTATTTGGAGGCCTAGGAGTTCCAGATATGGTATTTGGAACACTTGCGACACTTATAAGTGCATATTTAGTATACTTTACAGGAAAGAAAATGAAAGATAAGCCTGGATATATATTAATAGCGTCATTGTGGCCAACAATAGTAAATGCTATAATAATAGGAGGAGTTGTACTATATGGATTCTTTGGATTACCATTAATTCTTTCTATATTACAAGTAGGATTTGGTCAATTCGTAGTAATAACTATAATAGGCGTTCCTTTATTCAAAGTATTTAATAATAAATATTTAAAATTGCTAAAAAATATATCTTAA
- a CDS encoding CDP-alcohol phosphatidyltransferase family protein → MLDTHARKYVNPFIEKGADFFIKLKLSADSVTILALLLGIFSSILLYFDQNIIAVLILWLSGYLDAVDGAIARKTNSSSSFGTVLDITSDRIVEIGIIIVTGIKFVDVRFNLIILLSCILLSMVIFLTVGAVSEKNGIKSFYYQAGVAERSEGFIMFSIMMLSSTYLGIVINIFAFIILITALQRMIEASKILK, encoded by the coding sequence ATGTTAGATACACATGCAAGGAAATATGTTAATCCATTTATAGAAAAAGGAGCGGATTTTTTTATTAAGCTAAAATTAAGTGCGGATAGTGTAACTATATTAGCTTTGTTACTTGGAATATTTTCATCAATATTATTATATTTTGACCAAAATATAATCGCAGTTTTAATTCTTTGGTTATCAGGATATTTAGATGCTGTTGATGGAGCAATAGCAAGAAAAACTAACTCATCATCTAGCTTTGGTACAGTACTTGATATAACCAGTGATAGAATAGTTGAAATAGGAATAATAATTGTAACAGGAATAAAATTTGTAGATGTAAGGTTTAACTTAATAATTCTTTTGAGTTGTATTTTATTATCTATGGTAATATTTTTGACCGTAGGAGCAGTAAGTGAGAAAAATGGAATAAAGTCATTTTATTATCAAGCAGGAGTTGCTGAGAGAAGTGAAGGATTCATAATGTTTTCAATAATGATGTTAAGTAGCACTTACTTAGGAATAGTTATTAATATATTTGCATTTATTATACTTATAACAGCACTACAAAGAATGATTGAAGCAAGCAAGATTTTAAAATAG
- a CDS encoding TVP38/TMEM64 family protein, which yields MNKNLKKILLLITVIFFIFISSKIIKNNIDIYTIRDYINSFKIFAPIVYIVMFAIVPLTFFPDSILAISSGLIFGFYKGYIYTTIGALLGGSIAFFLARYIGYDLLKKISNDKLSKIEKLINANGFYIIFLLRLIPLFPFDIISYGAGLTSVDYKQFLLATLLGTIPGIAVFTNIGSSALDISSTSFYISIAMLILLFAISILLKKKFLNNKLKEID from the coding sequence ATGAATAAAAATTTAAAGAAAATACTATTACTAATTACAGTTATATTTTTTATATTTATATCATCTAAAATTATAAAAAACAATATTGATATATATACAATTAGAGATTATATAAACTCTTTTAAAATATTTGCGCCAATAGTATACATTGTAATGTTTGCTATCGTTCCTTTAACATTTTTCCCAGATTCTATATTAGCCATATCATCGGGTCTTATTTTTGGATTTTATAAAGGATATATATATACTACAATCGGTGCTTTGTTAGGAGGCAGTATTGCATTTTTTCTAGCAAGATATATAGGGTATGATTTGCTAAAGAAAATTTCTAATGATAAGTTGTCAAAGATAGAAAAATTAATAAACGCAAATGGATTTTATATAATATTTTTATTAAGATTAATTCCGCTTTTTCCATTTGATATAATAAGCTATGGAGCGGGACTTACTAGTGTTGACTATAAACAATTTTTATTAGCTACATTACTTGGAACAATACCTGGAATTGCAGTATTTACTAATATAGGATCAAGTGCTTTGGATATAAGTAGTACAAGTTTTTATATATCAATAGCTATGCTTATATTACTTTTTGCAATATCAATATTACTTAAAAAGAAGTTTTTAAATAATAAATTAAAAGAAATCGATTAA
- a CDS encoding (Fe-S)-binding protein, whose translation MGKLSFKFHQLNSNNKIFRKTFLNDNSNVIFMPGCSLSGYRQDIIIKIYEYLKKHIDDLGISLSCCYKPSIMIKDYDSFNKYYKTLDNMLNDNNIKEVITACPNCYKTIKENSKNIKVTFLLEFIKEKGIDKKLLNNYIDIEEIFIIQDSCAVRGNESIYESCRFILNQLGIKYIEFEKNKKNSNCCGSIFVDDNKRVEQIKRRCEQTDCDNVISYCETCAKSMLEGGKNSIHILDLLFNEDVVNKKMFTQKHISSFKTWENRYKANYRRNYE comes from the coding sequence ATGGGTAAATTATCGTTTAAGTTTCATCAATTAAACAGTAATAATAAAATATTTAGAAAAACATTTTTAAATGATAATAGCAATGTTATATTTATGCCAGGATGTAGTTTAAGTGGATATAGACAAGATATTATTATAAAAATATATGAGTATTTAAAAAAACATATAGATGATTTAGGGATTAGTTTGTCATGTTGTTACAAGCCAAGTATTATGATAAAAGATTATGACTCGTTTAACAAGTATTATAAAACTTTAGATAATATGCTAAATGATAATAATATAAAAGAAGTTATAACAGCTTGTCCTAATTGTTATAAAACTATAAAAGAAAATTCTAAAAATATCAAGGTAACCTTTTTATTAGAATTTATAAAAGAAAAAGGTATTGATAAAAAATTACTCAACAACTACATAGATATAGAGGAAATTTTTATAATTCAAGATTCTTGTGCAGTAAGAGGTAATGAGTCTATATATGAAAGTTGTAGATTTATATTAAATCAATTAGGAATTAAGTATATAGAATTTGAAAAAAATAAAAAAAATTCAAATTGCTGTGGATCTATATTTGTAGATGATAACAAAAGAGTAGAGCAAATAAAAAGAAGATGTGAACAAACTGATTGTGATAACGTAATATCTTATTGTGAAACATGTGCTAAATCTATGTTAGAAGGTGGGAAGAATTCTATTCATATACTAGATTTATTATTCAATGAAGATGTTGTAAACAAAAAAATGTTCACTCAAAAACATATATCTAGTTTTAAAACTTGGGAAAATAGATATAAGGCAAATTATAGGAGAAATTATGAATAA
- the glpT gene encoding glycerol-3-phosphate transporter produces the protein MFNFLKPAPSVERLSEEKIPATYKRYRIQMFISIYVGYLIYYFVRSNFALSKVYLLDQGFSKTQIGFVASALGLSYGISKFVMGNVSDRSNPRYFLAIGLILSGVTNLFLPNATNITFMFILMLLNGWFQGMGWPPCGRIMTHWFSDSERGVKMSIWNTAHNIGGGFIATVVLIGVSLFGTWKGAFYLPGIIAIIGGFIYIVFARDTPQSVGLPPIEEYKNDYPEYDVEVEDAESELTAKEILFKYVLNNKFLWCIALANVFVYLVRYGVINWVPTYLQEVKNFNPKDSSIAFALFEYAAIPGTILVGWISDHIFHGRRAPIGIICMIGVTIATFIYWKSSSPIAINCALASIGALIYGPVMLIGVSALDLVPKKAAGTAAGFTGLFGYMGGQVLAEMLMGIIVDRFSWDGGFILLIISSVLAIFFLSFTWNTHNIKERANA, from the coding sequence ATGTTTAATTTTTTAAAGCCAGCACCTTCTGTTGAAAGGTTATCTGAAGAAAAGATACCAGCTACTTATAAGAGGTATCGTATTCAGATGTTTATAAGTATTTATGTTGGTTATCTTATTTATTACTTTGTTAGAAGCAACTTTGCATTATCTAAGGTTTATCTTTTAGATCAAGGTTTCAGCAAAACTCAAATTGGATTTGTTGCATCTGCATTAGGCCTTTCTTACGGAATCAGTAAATTCGTAATGGGAAATGTTTCTGACAGATCTAATCCAAGATACTTCTTAGCAATCGGTCTTATATTATCAGGGGTAACAAACTTATTCCTACCAAATGCTACGAATATTACCTTTATGTTTATTTTAATGTTGCTTAATGGATGGTTCCAAGGAATGGGATGGCCTCCTTGCGGTAGAATAATGACTCACTGGTTTTCTGATAGTGAACGTGGTGTAAAGATGTCAATTTGGAATACTGCTCATAATATAGGTGGAGGTTTCATTGCTACTGTTGTATTAATAGGCGTATCTTTATTTGGAACTTGGAAAGGTGCTTTTTACTTACCTGGCATTATAGCTATAATTGGTGGTTTTATTTACATAGTATTTGCAAGAGATACTCCACAATCAGTTGGGTTACCACCTATTGAAGAATATAAAAATGACTATCCTGAATATGATGTAGAAGTTGAAGATGCTGAATCTGAACTTACAGCAAAAGAAATATTATTTAAATATGTCTTAAACAATAAGTTCTTATGGTGTATAGCTCTTGCAAACGTTTTTGTATATTTAGTTAGATATGGAGTTATAAACTGGGTTCCTACTTATTTACAAGAAGTTAAAAACTTCAACCCAAAAGATTCATCTATTGCATTCGCATTGTTTGAATATGCCGCTATACCAGGTACTATACTAGTTGGATGGATAAGTGATCACATATTTCATGGTAGACGTGCTCCTATAGGTATAATTTGTATGATTGGTGTTACTATAGCTACATTTATATACTGGAAAAGTTCAAGTCCAATTGCTATCAACTGTGCTTTAGCATCAATAGGTGCTTTAATTTATGGACCTGTTATGTTAATAGGTGTAAGTGCACTTGATTTAGTGCCTAAGAAAGCTGCTGGAACTGCTGCTGGATTTACTGGTTTATTTGGATATATGGGTGGTCAAGTTTTAGCTGAAATGTTAATGGGTATTATAGTTGATAGATTCAGTTGGGATGGTGGATTTATATTATTAATCATTTCGTCTGTATTAGCTATATTCTTCTTGTCATTTACATGGAACACTCATAATATAAAAGAAAGAGCAAATGCTTAA
- a CDS encoding TVP38/TMEM64 family protein, with translation MRKIENKKKLLIKLLAILIVLGIYLFIPTVKQNVNQMIFYLSMVNLDAIKEYILSFGIWAPIISFLLMLLQSVAAPLPAFLITFANAALFGWVYGAILSWTSAMAGAALCFYIAKFLGRDVVEKLTSKYALENVDNFFERYGKHTILIARLLPFMSFDLVSYAAGLTSMSFMSFLIATGIGQLPATIIYSYVGGMLTGSSKIVMMGIMILFALSILAFMIKKIYNEKNNKTIN, from the coding sequence GTGAGAAAAATAGAAAATAAGAAAAAATTATTAATAAAGCTATTAGCAATACTAATTGTATTAGGTATATACCTATTTATTCCAACGGTAAAGCAAAATGTAAATCAGATGATATTTTATCTAAGTATGGTTAATTTAGATGCTATAAAAGAATACATTTTATCATTTGGAATATGGGCTCCTATAATATCATTTTTGCTGATGCTACTTCAATCAGTTGCAGCTCCACTTCCAGCATTTTTAATAACATTTGCTAATGCAGCGTTATTTGGGTGGGTTTATGGAGCAATTTTATCTTGGACTAGTGCAATGGCAGGAGCAGCACTTTGTTTTTATATTGCTAAGTTTTTAGGAAGAGATGTTGTAGAAAAATTAACTAGTAAATATGCTCTAGAGAATGTGGATAATTTCTTTGAAAGATATGGAAAACATACTATATTAATAGCAAGGCTTTTACCGTTTATGTCATTTGACCTCGTAAGTTATGCAGCGGGACTTACTTCTATGAGCTTTATGTCATTTTTAATAGCAACAGGAATAGGACAACTACCTGCTACTATTATTTACTCATATGTTGGTGGTATGCTTACAGGATCTTCAAAAATAGTTATGATGGGAATTATGATATTATTTGCTTTAAGCATATTAGCCTTTATGATTAAAAAAATATATAATGAAAAAAATAATAAAACTATAAATTAA
- a CDS encoding sulfurtransferase, which translates to MKYNKRLAIIISVMMIGSAFVGCSNQKNDQEKKSESIKVEQNIELTTKDDYTYENNDYFTSVSWLEKNIKDNKKLFIIDGRSDKDYNNGHIPGAVNVQWQELAKMIGKSGDKDWGNLIDEEPTLYKVLATIGIQKDSQVVVYANKDGWGEDGRIVWCLKRVGIDARMLNGGFDLWQKENKEISKDSKIENSENDSNKEYIKLEDIKINNNANITTEELKKEIKDVKIIDTREEDEYKGATKFGEARGGHLPGSINIAFNKLYNEDGTIKSNDEIDKIMKENKIEKTDKIVTYCTSGIRSAHMALALKNAGYGNVRNYDSSYYEWAADKNNEVVK; encoded by the coding sequence ATGAAGTATAATAAACGTTTAGCTATAATAATATCAGTTATGATGATAGGAAGTGCATTTGTAGGATGTTCAAATCAAAAAAATGATCAAGAAAAAAAATCAGAAAGTATAAAAGTAGAACAAAATATAGAATTAACAACTAAAGATGATTATACATACGAAAATAATGATTACTTTACAAGTGTATCTTGGTTAGAAAAAAATATTAAAGACAATAAAAAATTATTTATAATAGACGGAAGAAGTGATAAGGATTATAATAATGGTCATATACCAGGTGCAGTAAATGTACAGTGGCAAGAGTTGGCTAAAATGATTGGAAAATCAGGAGATAAAGATTGGGGCAATTTAATAGATGAAGAGCCAACTTTATATAAAGTTTTAGCTACAATAGGAATACAAAAAGATAGTCAAGTAGTAGTATATGCTAATAAAGATGGTTGGGGAGAAGATGGAAGAATAGTTTGGTGTCTTAAAAGAGTAGGTATAGATGCTAGAATGTTAAATGGCGGATTTGATTTATGGCAAAAAGAAAATAAAGAAATAAGTAAAGATTCAAAAATAGAAAACTCAGAAAATGATTCAAATAAAGAATATATAAAATTAGAAGATATAAAAATAAATAATAATGCTAATATAACAACTGAAGAACTTAAAAAAGAAATTAAAGATGTAAAAATAATAGATACTAGAGAAGAAGATGAATATAAAGGTGCTACTAAGTTTGGAGAGGCAAGAGGAGGCCATTTACCAGGAAGTATAAATATAGCATTTAACAAATTATACAATGAAGATGGTACTATAAAGTCAAATGATGAGATAGATAAAATAATGAAAGAAAATAAAATTGAAAAAACTGATAAGATAGTTACGTACTGTACATCAGGAATAAGATCTGCTCATATGGCACTTGCATTAAAAAATGCAGGATATGGTAATGTTAGAAACTATGATTCTTCATACTATGAATGGGCAGCAGATAAAAATAATGAAGTAGTTAAATAA
- a CDS encoding CotA family spore coat protein produces the protein MSGCQSNRNGWEFNEHEFKHHEKKEECCCKESMKKALELLSSRRLKGIDFDHFVFIGEKFLVGANIRTDFAGNDNINNPSNLGVPFKGLDICNCDLISLGTTSNIFYPIPNNTPSDVEIPSFSLNHMSLCDLQAVVFNYEHNPSKDLEDELSELLDEFHKKCQLKCEDCCCNKGIFNAIFNKFNSNNLINFTAGWLAATNAKVLGKIDNVLVLSSTAPSTHRIYLVCLDAIGFIGY, from the coding sequence ATGTCTGGTTGTCAATCAAATAGAAACGGTTGGGAATTTAATGAACATGAATTTAAACATCATGAAAAAAAAGAAGAGTGCTGTTGTAAGGAAAGTATGAAAAAAGCTTTAGAATTATTATCAAGTAGAAGATTAAAAGGAATTGACTTTGATCATTTTGTTTTTATAGGTGAGAAATTTTTAGTTGGTGCTAATATAAGAACTGATTTTGCAGGTAATGATAATATCAATAATCCATCAAATCTTGGTGTTCCATTTAAAGGTTTAGATATTTGTAATTGTGACTTAATTTCATTAGGAACGACTTCAAACATCTTTTATCCTATCCCAAATAATACTCCTAGCGATGTTGAAATTCCTTCATTTTCTTTAAATCATATGTCTTTATGTGATTTGCAGGCTGTTGTATTTAATTATGAACATAATCCAAGTAAAGATTTGGAAGATGAATTATCTGAATTACTTGATGAGTTCCATAAAAAATGTCAATTAAAATGTGAAGATTGTTGCTGTAATAAAGGAATATTTAATGCTATTTTCAACAAATTCAATTCTAATAATCTTATTAACTTTACTGCTGGATGGTTAGCTGCCACTAATGCTAAGGTTCTAGGAAAAATAGATAATGTATTAGTACTTTCAAGTACAGCTCCATCTACTCATAGAATTTACCTTGTTTGTTTAGATGCAATCGGATTTATAGGTTATTAA
- a CDS encoding sensor histidine kinase has translation MKSIKNKLLAGIILINSIILIGIFIFKFGFEDFYIKHTSKLLSEFGNEIKVLVSESNEEKLNDYINKYGESKNISVDIYDQYDSLTFTNKYSSMHGHRGQNSLNKPLGSKKNRCSITHEYKVGKNISSYIMKDKSQGIEFLATIVPSEDGFYSIICKTPISAIKNSVDIASNFLLMIFIPIITLSIFMAVYFSNKFTKPIIKLTKISNKMYNLDFSEKAEIQTRDEIEELGNSINYLSYKIKITMNDLKSKNEELEIMIENKIKQEKLKREFVSSVSHELKTPITVISGYAQGLKSNILDNEEDKNFYIDVICEESEKMGLMVNDLLDLYKLESKTFNLKKEKLNINELIKKVVKKQEFVLKEKEIEIMVDIDEELKNAPYAIGDKIRIEQVLNNLIDNAINYVTNENKIKVYTELIDEDVYIYIYNSGNKIKEEDLQKIWYSFVRLDKARTYNSNRIGLGLAIVKEIMELHDGECGAKNTDDGVVFWIKLKKISL, from the coding sequence TTGAAATCTATAAAAAACAAACTCTTAGCTGGAATAATATTAATAAATTCAATAATATTAATAGGAATTTTTATATTTAAATTTGGTTTTGAAGACTTCTATATAAAACATACAAGTAAGCTATTAAGTGAATTTGGAAATGAAATTAAAGTTTTAGTAAGTGAAAGTAATGAAGAAAAGTTAAATGACTATATAAATAAATATGGTGAAAGTAAAAATATAAGTGTTGATATATATGATCAATATGATTCACTAACTTTTACAAATAAGTATAGTTCAATGCATGGGCATAGAGGACAGAATTCTCTAAATAAGCCACTAGGTTCAAAAAAAAATCGATGTTCAATAACTCATGAATATAAAGTAGGAAAAAATATATCATCATATATCATGAAAGATAAGTCACAAGGTATTGAATTTTTAGCTACAATAGTGCCAAGTGAGGATGGTTTTTATTCAATAATATGTAAAACACCAATTAGCGCTATAAAAAATAGTGTTGATATCGCATCAAATTTTTTATTAATGATATTTATACCTATAATTACACTAAGTATATTTATGGCGGTATATTTTTCAAATAAATTTACAAAGCCGATAATTAAATTAACTAAAATAAGTAATAAGATGTATAATTTAGATTTTAGTGAAAAAGCAGAGATACAAACAAGAGATGAAATCGAGGAACTTGGAAACAGTATAAATTATCTATCTTATAAAATAAAAATTACTATGAATGACTTAAAATCTAAAAATGAAGAATTAGAAATAATGATAGAAAATAAAATTAAACAAGAGAAACTTAAAAGAGAATTTGTATCGAGTGTATCTCATGAGCTTAAAACACCGATAACGGTTATAAGTGGATATGCTCAGGGACTAAAAAGCAATATTTTAGATAATGAGGAAGATAAAAATTTTTATATTGATGTTATATGTGAAGAAAGTGAAAAGATGGGATTAATGGTAAATGATTTATTAGATTTGTATAAATTAGAGTCAAAAACCTTTAATTTAAAAAAAGAAAAGCTAAATATAAATGAGCTAATAAAAAAAGTAGTTAAAAAACAAGAGTTTGTATTAAAAGAAAAAGAAATAGAGATAATGGTTGATATAGATGAAGAATTAAAAAATGCACCTTATGCTATTGGAGACAAAATAAGGATAGAGCAAGTTTTAAATAATTTAATTGATAATGCAATAAATTATGTTACAAATGAAAATAAAATAAAAGTATATACAGAATTAATAGATGAGGATGTATATATATATATTTACAATAGTGGCAACAAGATAAAAGAAGAAGATTTACAGAAAATATGGTATTCATTTGTAAGATTAGATAAAGCAAGAACTTATAATAGTAATCGAATAGGTTTAGGGCTAGCTATAGTAAAAGAAATAATGGAGCTACATGATGGAGAATGTGGAGCTAAAAACACAGATGATGGAGTAGTATTTTGGATAAAATTAAAAAAAATTAGTTTGTGA
- a CDS encoding winged helix-turn-helix domain-containing protein has product MARVKNLLKRIEIQNQIKENLDENHKKNLLNYEDISIDTENKLMFINNENIELKPKEYDLIVLFVKNKGRLFERENLLDIVWGYDYLGDPRTLDTHINRLRNKLGEKAYLLKTIRGFGYKFGGE; this is encoded by the coding sequence ATGGCTAGAGTTAAAAATTTATTAAAAAGAATAGAGATTCAAAATCAAATTAAAGAAAATTTAGATGAAAACCACAAAAAGAATTTATTAAATTATGAAGATATTTCGATAGACACAGAGAATAAATTAATGTTTATTAACAATGAAAATATAGAGCTAAAGCCAAAAGAATATGACTTAATAGTTTTATTTGTAAAAAATAAGGGGAGACTTTTTGAAAGAGAGAATTTACTAGATATTGTTTGGGGATATGATTATTTGGGAGATCCTAGGACTTTAGATACACATATAAACAGATTAAGAAATAAGTTAGGTGAAAAAGCATATTTATTAAAAACAATAAGAGGATTTGGATATAAATTTGGAGGAGAATAA
- a CDS encoding response regulator, whose amino-acid sequence MLNILVAEDDLRILRLISDFLKRYNYNVYQATNGKEALDIFKKEKISLIILDIMMPIYDGWHICK is encoded by the coding sequence ATGTTAAATATATTAGTTGCAGAAGATGATTTGAGAATATTAAGATTAATATCTGACTTTTTAAAAAGGTATAATTATAATGTATATCAAGCTACAAATGGTAAGGAAGCATTAGATATTTTTAAAAAAGAAAAAATTTCACTAATAATTTTAGATATAATGATGCCTATATATGATGGATGGCATATATGTAAATAA
- a CDS encoding DegV family protein: protein MGIKIVTDSTSYIPQEYIDKYDISIVSLNVFMNNKSTRELDINNQCFYKEMEKIDEIPKSSQPIPDEMLSTFESIVKNGDSIIGIFLSSSMSGTFSSANLIKEMVLENYPDADITLVDSKTNCMQMGFAAIKGAQAASDGKSKNDIVDTVNYILNNSRFLFSPETLDYLKKGGRIGSASALLGTILQIKPILTVKDGETSVFTKVRTRKKAIDTIVNAVFEDIEKNGLGDVIVHHINCEEEGLALAKRLEEKLKIPVKIQSIGPVIGLHVGPGSIGIAYYTK from the coding sequence ATGGGTATAAAAATTGTTACAGATAGTACATCTTATATACCACAAGAATACATTGACAAATATGATATTTCTATAGTTTCATTAAATGTATTTATGAACAATAAAAGTACTAGAGAGTTAGATATTAATAACCAATGTTTTTATAAAGAAATGGAAAAAATCGATGAAATACCAAAATCATCTCAACCAATTCCAGACGAGATGTTAAGTACTTTTGAATCTATAGTTAAAAATGGTGATTCTATAATAGGTATATTTTTATCATCTAGTATGAGCGGTACTTTTTCTAGTGCCAATTTAATAAAAGAAATGGTTCTGGAAAATTATCCAGATGCAGATATAACTTTAGTAGACTCTAAAACCAATTGTATGCAAATGGGATTCGCTGCTATAAAAGGTGCTCAAGCTGCTTCTGATGGGAAATCTAAAAACGATATAGTTGATACAGTTAACTATATATTAAACAATAGTAGATTTTTATTTTCACCGGAAACATTGGATTATTTAAAAAAGGGTGGAAGAATAGGTTCTGCATCTGCTCTTTTAGGAACTATACTTCAAATTAAACCTATTCTTACTGTTAAGGATGGTGAGACATCTGTTTTTACTAAGGTTAGAACTAGAAAGAAAGCTATAGACACAATAGTTAATGCTGTATTTGAAGATATTGAAAAAAATGGTCTTGGAGATGTAATAGTTCATCATATAAATTGTGAAGAAGAAGGATTAGCTCTTGCTAAAAGACTTGAAGAAAAGCTAAAAATACCTGTAAAAATACAATCTATAGGTCCTGTTATTGGACTTCATGTTGGTCCTGGAAGTATAGGTATTGCATATTATACTAAATAA